A genome region from Thiovulum sp. ES includes the following:
- a CDS encoding cell division protein (PFAM: Predicted permease): MMYLKISRLKNVSSVYYGETWIASAGVFFKTILGLTLGAIFVTIIAGILISFYTVRFAVTHRKTYIDILRLYGVSPFKLRYPYILLSVIYAAASWLLSLGVSLYLLDLFDLFRENIYANLMVFSLSLLTVILSCVFGSIAALRDIETLQA; this comes from the coding sequence TTGATGTATTTAAAAATTTCGCGTTTAAAAAACGTCTCAAGCGTATATTATGGGGAAACTTGGATAGCGTCCGCTGGGGTTTTCTTTAAAACGATCCTAGGGCTAACTTTGGGAGCGATCTTTGTAACGATAATAGCTGGTATTCTTATATCCTTTTACACCGTAAGGTTCGCCGTAACCCATAGAAAAACTTACATCGATATTTTGAGACTTTACGGGGTTTCACCCTTCAAGCTAAGGTACCCCTACATCTTACTTTCCGTAATTTACGCGGCGGCCTCATGGTTGCTCTCTTTGGGGGTTTCCTTATATTTGCTTGATCTCTTCGATCTTTTCCGCGAAAACATTTACGCTAACCTTATGGTTTTTTCCTTATCACTTTTAACGGTTATTTTAAGTTGCGTTTTTGGTTCAATTGCAGCCCTCAGGGATATTGAAACCCTCCAAGCTTAG